In a genomic window of Papilio machaon chromosome 4, ilPapMach1.1, whole genome shotgun sequence:
- the LOC106720617 gene encoding protein HIRA homolog — MKLLKPSWVNHDDKPIFSVDIHPTGKRFATGGQGGDSGRVVVWNLNSVLFEAVEVDPNVPKMLCQMDNHLACVNCVRWSNGGRYLASGGDDRLIMVWGLSVAPSAPGKHKAETWRCLATLRGHAGDVLDLAWSPLDKWLASCSVDNTIIIWNAEKFPEMVCVLNGHKGLVKGVAWDPVGKYLASQSDDKSLRVWKTADWAQETVITEPFEECGGTTHVLRLSWSPDGQYVLSAHAMNGGGPTAQVVERDGWRCDKDFVGHRKAVTCARFNNNIFVKEGKKCCCAAVGSRDRALSIWLTSLKRPLVVVHDLFTDSVLDLSWSSDGLNLLACSSDGTVACIQFTNKEIGTPLTLDEKNAFYEKIYGKCLVNESGGDLTSNLLVECPEILLAREKQDAKKETAKEDVTPKSDKSQSVPAVTSPAGSTGCSMGALASTPVRPMDRQIETRTSDGKRRITPVFIPLTNVDANESLGSQPGGGEHCFSTSSQSKSRIRVERRDDIVIHPNVSNHATSHNNTSNNNDNGLDQRLRKRGGGPLPGPRAEELAARAGGGTSGGGEGPARVSLPAPVLGAAGPVVRAAGALRLQVVNKACNTQYGTLSRLQLIPNNSASNDPVWETYLGSPVTCIACDARWACVSCADGTLHVWRLGRPHASRALPPIALMSQASKMTLSGDTLLLVTTAAELAIWDLDTAACVIRPLCFRSLLSHGVSVSNCSLLEDGNPMISLSNGRSYIYSQKLCAWVVWSEAGDPVRRAGGGARSVLAAQRPRRPPPPHAAYTPTPHSLRPHAASSSYAAGAARSWLEAQLAACLHLRLAPDYRYWLSSLFTHLLSYGNEEQLRGILDDLLGPSHCTSVPKKWQSNVLGIKKHDLLEEMLSLLVKQLRWQRLYTEYSEQLRHVREAPALNGH, encoded by the exons ATGAAGCTTCTAAAACCCAGTTGGGTTAATCACGATG aCAAACCAATATTTTCTGTGGATATTCATCCTACGGGAAAACGTTTTGCTACTGGTGGACAAGGAGGGGACTCCGGGAGAGTCGTTGTTTGGAACTTAAACTCTGTTTTATTTGAAGCAGTTGAAGTGGATCCTAATGTACCCAAAATGCTCTGTCAAATGGATAATCATCTAG CTTGTGTCAACTGTGTGCGATGGAGCAATGGTGGCCGATACTTGGCATCAGGGGGTGATGATCGTTTAATCATGGTGTGGGGACTAAGTGTTGCCCCATCTGCTCCTGGCAAACATAAGGCCGAGACATGGAGATGCTTAGCTACTTTGAGAGGACATGCTG GGGATGTTTTAGACCTTGCATGGTCACCGCTAGATAAATGGTTGGCAAGTTGCAGTGTTGACAATACTATCATCATATGGAATGCAGAGAAGTTTCCGGAGATGGTCTGTGTACTGAATGGACATAAGGGGCTAGTTAAAGGTGTTGCCTGGGACCCT gtTGGCAAATATTTGGCGTCCCAATCTGATGATAAGTCTTTAAGAGTTTGGAAGACCGCTGATTGGGCACAAGAAACTGTTATAACTGAACCATTTGAGGAATGTGGag GCACAACACACGTGTTGCGACTATCGTGGTCTCCTGACGGGCAGTATGTACTGTCTGCGCATGCTATGAACGGTGGTGGACCAACCGCACAAGTTGTGGAGCGGGACGGCTGGCGCTGTGACAAGGACTTCGTTGGACATCGCAAGGCTGTCACCTGCGCT CGTTTCAACAACAACATATTCGTGAAGGAGGGTAAGAAGTGCTGCTGCGCTGCTGTGGGCTCCCGAGACCGCGCTCTCTCCATCTGGTTGACATCACTCAAGCGACCCCTTGTGGTTGTGCACGACCTCTTCACTGACAGTGTGCTTGACCTCTCCTGGAGTTCTGACG GTCTTAATCTATTGGCGTGCAGTTCTGATGGTACAGTCGCATGTATACAGTTCACTAACAAAGAAATAGGAACACCTTTAACGCTCGATGAGAAG AATGCATTCTATGAAAAGATATACGGCAAATGTTTAGTGAACGAATCCGGCGGTGATTTGACATCGAACTTGTTGGTGGAGTGCCCCGAGATACTGCTGGCTCGCGAGAAACAGGACGCCAAGAAGGAAACCGCTAAGGAGGATGTCACGCCCAAGAGTGATAAGTCACAG AGTGTGCCAGCGGTGACATCTCCGGCAGGCAGCACCGGCTGCAGCATGGGCGCGCTGGCCAGCACACCAGTGCGTCCCATGGACCGTCAGATTGAGACGCGCACCTCCGACGGCAAGCGCCGCATTACACCCGTCTTCATACCGCTCACCAATGTCGACGCCAA TGAGTCGTTAGGATCTCAGCCTGGCGGCGGCGAGCACTGCTTCAGCACTTCATCTCAGAGCAAATCTCGTATCCGTGTCGAGAGGCGCGACGACATCGTCATACATCCCAACGTCAGCAACCACGCCACCTCGCACAACAACACCAGCAACAATAATGACAA TGGTCTGGATCAGCGGCTGCGTAAACGCGGTGGTGGACCTCTGCCGGGGCCACGTGCGGAGGAGTTGGCAGCACGCGCTGGCGGAGGCACTTCAGGCGGGGGCGAAGGCCCTGCGCGAGTCTCGCTCCCCGCACCGGTACTCGGAGCCGCCGGACCCGTCGTCAGAGCTGCAGGCGCACTACGACTACAG GTTGTAAATAAGGCTTGCAACACACAATACGGCACGCTATCTCGACTGCAGCTCATACCTAACAACTCGGCATCAAATGACCCAGTTTGGGAAACTTATTTAG GTTCTCCTGTGACGTGTATAGCGTGTGATGCACGTTGGGCATGTGTGTCATGTGCGGATGGCACACTACACGTGTGGCGGCTAGGTCGACCACATGCCAGCCGTGCCCTCCCCCCCATCG CTCTGATGTCACAGGCGTCCAAGATGACACTGTCAGGTGACACTCTGCTGCTGGTGACGACAGCTGCAGAACTTGCCATCTGGGACCTCGATACAGCAGCATGTGTCATAAGACCGCTGTGTTTCAGGAGTCTCTTGTCTCATGGAG tgTCGGTATCAAATTGTTCCCTATTGGAAGATGGCAACCCGATGATCTCACTTAGTAATGGAAGAAGTTATATTTACAGTCAGAAATTATGTGCCTG GGTGGTGTGGAGTGAGGCGGGTGACCCTGTGCGGCGTGCGGGCGGGGGCGCACGCTCCGTGCTGGCAGCACAGCGCCCGCGCAGGCCTCCGCCCCCACACGCCGCCTACACGCCCACACCGCACTCGCTCCGCCCACATGCAGCcag CAGTAGTTATGCAGCTGGTGCAGCGCGCAGCTGGCTGGAGGCGCAGCTCGCCGCCTGCTTACATCTACGTCTCGCACCCGACTACCGCTACTGGCTCTCATCTCTTTTTACACATCTTCTCAGCTATG gaAACGAAGAGCAGTTGCGAGGCATATTGGACGATCTGCTTGGACCTAGTCATTGCACATCAGTGCCTAAGAAATGGCAGTCTAATGTTCTA gGTATTAAAAAACACGACTTGTTAGAGGAGATGTTATCGCTGCTGGTGAAGCAGTTGCGGTGGCAGCGGCTGTACACGGAGTACTCGGAGCAGCTGCGGCACGTGCGCGAGGCTCCGGCACTCAATGGCCACTGA